Within the Candidatus Marsarchaeota archaeon genome, the region TGGAGAAGTATTCGTCCGAGACAAGGTTCATACTAAGCGCCAATTATGCCAGCAAGATAATAGAGCCAATACAAAGCAGGTGCGTTGTTTTCAGGTTCAAGCCCCTGAACGCTGACGACATGAGGGCTTACATAGAGCGGATCGCAGAGGGCGAGTCCTTGGAGGTTGATGAAAAGGCCTTAAACGCGTTGATTTATGTCAGCGATGGGGACATGAGAAAGCTTACAAATGTGCTTCAGAGCGCTGCCATGTTCTCGCCAAAGATAACTGAGCGCGAGATATACAACGTGGCTTCTAGGGCCAGGCCCACGGAGATAGTGTCAATGCTCAATTATGCAGTATCTGGCGAGTTTGAGAAGGCCAGGGCTGAGCTTGACGCACTGATGCTAAAGCACGGCCTTGGCGCGGAAGACATACTTACGCAGTGCTACCGTGAAATACAGAATATGAATATAGACGAAAGGGCTAAGCTAAAGACCATAAGCTACATAGGGGAATGCAACTTCAGGGTTGTGGAAGGCGCAAACGAGCGCATACAGCTCGAAGCTTTCCTTGCCAACCTGTCCCTCATAGCAAAAGGGCAGTGAGCGTTTAAGCAGCTTACTGGGCTGGCGATTGCTATGCCTGCTTCTCTGTATTCTGCGTTTCGAAAATAAGTTCCAGCGCGCCTGCATAGTCGAATTCCGGTGCCTTTATGTAGAAGCTTGCAACGAAGCTGCTCTTGTTGTCTATCGTAAATGGCAGCTTTGGCTCCGACGCTACAAATTCGAATGGCTTGCTTACTGAAACTGCTTTTACAGTGTCATTGTAAGTGAGCACCCTGTACATCTGCATTGATACCTCAAACACGCCGCCCTTACTTACGTTCTTTACCTCTCCGTGCTCGTTCACCTTTACGCGCTTGCTTCCACTTACGGCTATTATCTCAGGCATCTCTATGTGCACGGTCTCGACCTTCTTCGGCTCCATCTTTATAACAAGCGGCCCGGAATAGCTGTAGTCAGGCGCTTCTATCATTAGCTTGAACCTCAGCGAATTGCCTGCTTCGACCTCCACAGGGGGCTTAGGCTCAACAAGCACCAGCTTGAACGGCTCCTTTACGCTTATGTCGCTTATCGCTTCCGCATTTGTAGCTTTCTTCAGGAATGAAAACTCCGCGTAGTTCTTGTTGGCAAAAGGTATTTCCACATTGAAAGTTCTACTGCTGAGCTTCATGCCTGGCAGCGCATGCACTGAGTTCTTCCAGTAGATGTTTATGTTGCTTATGCTGCCGTTGTATTTTTTCCTACTCAGAAAGCCAAGATTAAGTGACATTTGACCATCGCTAAGCTTTTGTAGGCAAATTTTATTAAAGTGCGCAAAACCCAGGCATATTGGTACGCACATTATAAAGTTTTTGCTTTGCTTTAGAATAAACAGGCAACCAGTTGGTGTCGTATGCTCGGAAAGATAGGCGCAGAATGGGGCGCACTGAAGTCTGTCGCAGTTCACAGGCCAGGAATGGAGATGGCGCTTGGACTGCTCGATCCTGAGGCGTCGCTCTACGAAAGAGCTTTCAACGCAGATGAGGCGGCAGCTGAGCACGGGCATTTTGAGCGCGTGCTAAAGGAGCAGTTCAATGTAAAAGTAATAGACTTAAGGGACGAAATAATAAGGCTCGCGAATTCCAACAGCAAGTATATGGACATGCTTATTGCTGAAGCCATGCACGCCGTAAAATATATAGGCAGCGGAAGGCGCATCGATGATGCAAGAAGGTTTGCAAGGCTCAATTGGCGCCAATACGGCCCGGGCTATTTTTTCAACATGCTGCTGATAAGGCCGGTAATCAGGCTCAGGGCGCAATCCGGTTCTGAGCGCATGCGCATAGATGTTGCAAACCCCTTGTCGAACTTATATTTTATGAGAGACCAGCAGCTTGTTACGCCCAATGGCCTTTTCATCTCAAAAATGGCTACGGAGCAGAGAAGAGAAGAGCCAGGCGTAACTACGCTGCTCTGGAGAATGCTGGGCCTTCCTGTAGCAGGACGTGCCTCAGGCAAGGCAGTCATAGAAGGAGGCGACTACATGCCTATGAAGAAGTTCGCGCTCGTGGGCATAGGCACGCGCACCAATGAGCAGGGGGCAAGGCAGCTAATGTCTTCATGCGTAGGATTCGATGAAATAGCAGTCGTAAGGCAGCCCGACTTTAGTTTGCTCCCTCATGGCGCGCAGTATCGCATGCTGAACATGCACCTTGACACATACTTCAATGTAGCAAGCAGCTCTACGGCCGTAGGCTCGGAGGCGCTGCTCAAGAGCGCAAGGGTAAGCGTTTATTTTAAGGAAGGCCGTGCATACAGAAAGGAAAAGGATAGCACGAACCTTTTCGATTACATTAGGGGGAAAGGCTTTGAC harbors:
- a CDS encoding replication factor C small subunit — protein: MPSLDLPWTEKYRPKGLDEVIGQKVIVDRLKSFVKSKNFPNMIFAGSAGIGKTTCAIAMANDLYGGELNGAFKELNASDARGIDVIRGEVKNFARVVSIAQVPVKIIFLDEADALTADAQHALRRTMEKYSSETRFILSANYASKIIEPIQSRCVVFRFKPLNADDMRAYIERIAEGESLEVDEKALNALIYVSDGDMRKLTNVLQSAAMFSPKITEREIYNVASRARPTEIVSMLNYAVSGEFEKARAELDALMLKHGLGAEDILTQCYREIQNMNIDERAKLKTISYIGECNFRVVEGANERIQLEAFLANLSLIAKGQ
- a CDS encoding arginine deiminase family protein yields the protein MLGKIGAEWGALKSVAVHRPGMEMALGLLDPEASLYERAFNADEAAAEHGHFERVLKEQFNVKVIDLRDEIIRLANSNSKYMDMLIAEAMHAVKYIGSGRRIDDARRFARLNWRQYGPGYFFNMLLIRPVIRLRAQSGSERMRIDVANPLSNLYFMRDQQLVTPNGLFISKMATEQRREEPGVTTLLWRMLGLPVAGRASGKAVIEGGDYMPMKKFALVGIGTRTNEQGARQLMSSCVGFDEIAVVRQPDFSLLPHGAQYRMLNMHLDTYFNVASSSTAVGSEALLKSARVSVYFKEGRAYRKEKDSTNLFDYIRGKGFDVINLSALEQLSYASNFLCIRDGLILSIDSNKVAGLTVRAIAEKVKEDKRYERLYREVRREYSKIGNSRLFPENKSLKEYGIEHYDVALENLTGGFGGAHCMTAALERSA